In a genomic window of Scyliorhinus torazame isolate Kashiwa2021f chromosome 5, sScyTor2.1, whole genome shotgun sequence:
- the LOC140420898 gene encoding interferon-inducible GTPase 5-like produces the protein MNEFKAICEKDGLGAAVSLVQEKVKELHNTELQIAVTGESGAGKSSFINAMRGLQSTDKGAAKSGTTETTMEPASYSHPNLPSVCFWDLPGLGTSNFQTDMYLQRMNFNKYDFFIIISDCRFRENDVKLAKEIKRLGKKFYFVRTKIDNDLRSLKLEGRKFNTCEELDKIRNYCVSNLEKAGIPTSAIFLISNFKINKFDFPALKEALESDLDDIKKHVFLLSLQNTSVEIIEKKRNELKKQIWMWAIISGAVGAVPAPGLSFACDLGILAKTIIDFRKHMGLDDASLQRLANTTGKHMENLKDVAKTPLLGEISKEFVKTALLSSRYAAVSAAEIALDWIPVIGSIFGAVSSFAVTYKFLNDALDDLTENAKGVAKAAFGTD, from the coding sequence ATGAATGAATTCAAGGCCATTTGTGAAAAGGATGGGCTGGGGGCTGCTGTGTCTCTGGTGCAGGAGAAGGTAAAGGAGCTGCACAATACAGAGCTGCAAATCGCAGTGACAGGGGAGTCAGGCGCAGGGAAATCCAGCTTTATCAATGCTATGAGAGGACTCCAGAGCACTGATAAGGGAGCAGCTAAATCTGGTACCACAGAAACCACAATGGAACCAGCTTCATACTCACATCCCAACCTGCCAAGTGTTTGCTTCTGGGACTTGCCAGGACTAGGGACTTCGAACTTCCAAACAGATATGTACCTGCAGAGAATGAACTTTAATAAGTATGATTTCTTCATCATTATCTCAGACTGTCGCTTCAGAGAAAATGATGTAAAACTGGCCAAAGAGATTAAACGGCTGGGGAAGAAATTCTACTTTGTTCGAACTAAAATTGATAATGATCTCCGATCTCTTAAACTGGAAGGTAGAAAGTTTAACACATGTGAAGAACTGGACAAGATCAGGAATTACTGTGTCAGCAACTTGGAAAAGGCAGGGATTCCAACATCTGCTATTTTCCTGATATCAAACTTTAAAATTAATAAGTTTGATTTTCCAGCATTAAAGGAAGCCCTCGAAAGTGATCTTGATGACATAAAAAAACATGTTTTCTTGCTGTCGCTTCAAAACACATCAGTGGAGATTATAGAGAAGAAACGAAATGAGCTAAAGAAACAAATCTGGATGTGGGCCATAATTTCCGGAGCAGTGGGAGCGGTGCCAGCTCCTGGCCTGTCATTTGCTTGTGATCTTGGAATACTGGCTAAAACAATCATCGATTTCCGTAAACATATGGGTCTAGATGATGCCTCTCTTCAAAGACTAGCTAACACAACAGGGAAACATATGGAAAATCTGAAAGACGTGGCGAAAACTCCCTTGTTGGGTGAAATAAGCAAGGAATTTGTGAAAACAGCATTGCTGAGTTCCAGATATGCTGCCGTTTCAGCAGCTGAAATAGCTCTCGATTGGATACCAGTCATTGGTAGCATCTTTGGAGCAGTATCATCTTTTGCTGTGACCTACAAATTTCTGAATGATGCACTGGATGATCTTACAGAGAACGCAAAGGGAGTAGCGAAAGCTGCATTTGGGACTGATTAA